A single genomic interval of Psychroserpens sp. NJDZ02 harbors:
- the glmS gene encoding glutamine--fructose-6-phosphate transaminase (isomerizing), producing MCGIVGYIGKREAYSIVMEGLQRLEYRGYDSAGIALYDGSDIKLCKTKGKVADLAERVKNEITTKGNIGIGHTRWATHGVPNDVNSHPHYSNSGDLVIIHNGIIENYASIKTELIKRGYTFKSETDTEVLVNLIEEVKKKQNVKLGKAVQLALNEVVGAYAIAVFDKNKPNEIVVAKLGSPLAIGIGEDEFFIASDASPFIEYTKNAIYLEDEEMAIIRRDKKIKIRKIKDDSVVAPAMQELKFNLEQIEKGGYEHFMLKEIHEQPNAIKDTYRGRLLAKEGIIRMAGIDDNIDKFLNANRIIIVACGTSWHAGLVAEYIFEDLARIPVEVEYASEFRYRNPVITEKDVVIAISQSGETADTLAAIKLAKSKGAFVFGVCNVVGSTIARETNAGAYTHAGPEIGVASTKAFTTQITVLTLIALKLAKANGSMSTSIFHSHLQELELIPEKVKEALKADEHIKKVAEIYKDAKNCLYLGRGYNFPVALEGALKLKEISYIHAEGYPAAEMKHGPIALIDEQMPVFVIATKKGHYEKVVSNIQEIKSRSGKIIGIVTKGDEDVKKVADHVIEVPETIESLTPLLTTIPLQLLSYHIAVMLDRNVDQPRNLAKSVTVE from the coding sequence ATGTGCGGAATTGTTGGATATATAGGGAAAAGAGAAGCCTATTCGATTGTAATGGAAGGCCTACAACGCTTAGAGTACAGAGGATATGATAGTGCAGGTATAGCACTATATGACGGCTCTGATATAAAACTTTGTAAAACAAAAGGAAAAGTTGCAGACTTAGCAGAACGTGTTAAAAATGAAATAACCACCAAAGGAAATATAGGTATAGGTCATACAAGATGGGCAACTCATGGTGTACCAAATGACGTAAATTCTCATCCTCATTATTCAAATTCTGGTGATTTAGTAATCATACATAATGGTATTATAGAAAATTATGCCTCTATAAAAACAGAACTTATAAAAAGAGGGTACACTTTTAAGTCAGAGACAGATACTGAAGTATTAGTCAATCTTATTGAAGAAGTTAAGAAAAAACAAAACGTAAAATTAGGAAAAGCTGTTCAACTCGCTTTAAACGAAGTTGTTGGCGCATATGCCATAGCTGTTTTTGATAAAAACAAACCTAATGAAATTGTAGTCGCTAAACTAGGGAGTCCATTAGCAATAGGAATTGGTGAAGACGAATTTTTTATTGCAAGTGATGCCTCACCTTTTATAGAATACACAAAAAATGCTATTTATCTTGAAGATGAAGAAATGGCTATTATCCGAAGAGATAAAAAAATAAAAATCAGAAAAATTAAAGATGACTCTGTAGTAGCGCCAGCTATGCAAGAGCTTAAATTTAATCTTGAGCAGATAGAAAAAGGGGGCTACGAACATTTCATGTTAAAAGAAATACATGAGCAACCCAATGCTATAAAAGACACATACAGAGGTCGTTTACTTGCTAAGGAAGGCATTATTAGAATGGCTGGAATAGATGATAATATCGATAAATTTTTAAATGCCAATCGCATTATTATAGTAGCTTGCGGTACATCTTGGCATGCTGGATTAGTAGCAGAATACATCTTTGAAGATCTTGCTAGAATTCCTGTAGAAGTAGAATACGCATCTGAATTTAGATATCGTAATCCTGTAATTACAGAAAAAGATGTTGTCATTGCCATATCACAGTCTGGTGAGACAGCTGACACCCTTGCTGCCATAAAATTAGCAAAATCTAAAGGTGCATTTGTTTTTGGTGTTTGTAATGTGGTAGGATCAACAATTGCTCGAGAAACGAATGCAGGTGCATACACCCATGCCGGTCCGGAAATCGGGGTAGCTTCTACAAAAGCATTCACGACCCAAATTACGGTCTTAACCTTAATTGCTTTAAAACTAGCAAAAGCTAATGGTAGTATGTCAACTTCAATATTCCATAGTCATTTGCAAGAGTTAGAGCTAATTCCTGAAAAAGTAAAAGAAGCTTTAAAAGCAGACGAACACATTAAAAAGGTAGCGGAAATTTATAAAGATGCCAAAAATTGCTTGTATTTAGGAAGAGGATATAATTTTCCTGTAGCACTAGAAGGTGCTTTAAAACTTAAAGAGATATCATACATCCATGCAGAAGGCTATCCCGCTGCGGAGATGAAACATGGACCAATAGCTCTTATTGACGAGCAGATGCCTGTTTTTGTTATAGCAACAAAAAAAGGACATTATGAAAAAGTGGTAAGCAACATACAAGAAATTAAATCGCGATCAGGTAAAATAATTGGTATTGTCACGAAAGGAGATGAAGACGTAAAAAAAGTGGCCGATCACGTTATTGAAGTTCCTGAGACTATAGAATCTTTAACCCCTCTACTAACAACTATTCCTCTTCAATTATTATCGTACCATATTGCTGTAATGCTTGATAGAAATGTTGATCAACCAAGAAATTTAGCAAAATCAGTAACTGTGGAATAG
- a CDS encoding DUF4270 domain-containing protein, producing the protein MKTYLLKVVKPLFLLMILVFTAIACEKDFVNLESDITGAQNFATNSKLFPLVSYNKKLDPVQTSSLTTNVLGLYNDPNYGLTSASLVSQIAPDDLDPNFGENLNILSVKLYIPYYSTIEDTDDDGNTTYTLDSLFGNAASSYKLSIFKNDYYLRDLDPGSDFSASQAYYSNAYSSLNLTTYEGEMLYQSDDINGFTPSAQYVAIQEIPLDETEIEDLEDNRSPGLYLDLTAEEFGLAQWKELLVQSDGTVNPNLTNSADFKNAFRGLIFKAEQLSGNEGNMIYLNIGTSAKIDVRYETDVDDTTTGERERDTYTFNLNSIKFNTFEKITSPITLTDGDANNGDDQLFISGFQGSMAVIDLFKGNILDDNNITQDALEYFKDKEDKWLINEANLNFYVDLPTGQGGATEPDRIIVYDLKNEIPIVDYFFDGTSNTTDPLNSKIIYSPKLERDADENGVKYKIRLTEHLNSILLNDSTNVQLGLYVSTNVNYIDTSKILDAVDDDTVRFIPKSSVIAPEGTILHGSKSSVPENVRATFEIFYTESQN; encoded by the coding sequence ATGAAAACATACTTATTAAAAGTCGTCAAACCTTTATTCTTATTGATGATTCTAGTTTTTACTGCAATTGCTTGTGAAAAAGACTTTGTAAATTTAGAAAGCGATATTACAGGTGCTCAAAATTTTGCTACAAACAGCAAACTATTCCCTCTTGTATCCTACAACAAAAAACTAGACCCTGTACAAACCAGTTCTTTAACAACTAATGTTCTTGGCTTATACAACGACCCTAATTACGGTTTGACATCAGCTAGCTTAGTATCGCAAATTGCTCCAGATGATCTAGACCCTAACTTTGGAGAAAATCTCAACATCTTATCTGTAAAATTATATATCCCTTATTATTCTACGATAGAAGACACTGACGATGACGGCAATACGACTTACACTTTAGATTCTTTATTTGGTAATGCGGCTAGTAGCTACAAGTTATCTATTTTTAAAAACGATTATTACCTACGTGATTTAGATCCTGGATCAGATTTTAGTGCATCGCAAGCCTATTATTCAAATGCCTATTCTAGCTTAAACTTAACCACCTATGAAGGAGAAATGTTATATCAAAGTGATGATATAAATGGGTTCACACCAAGTGCACAGTATGTTGCCATCCAGGAAATCCCTTTAGACGAAACCGAAATAGAAGATTTAGAAGATAATCGCTCACCTGGCCTTTACTTAGACCTTACTGCTGAAGAGTTTGGATTAGCCCAATGGAAAGAATTATTAGTTCAATCTGATGGTACAGTAAACCCTAACTTAACTAATAGCGCCGATTTTAAAAATGCTTTTAGGGGTTTAATTTTTAAAGCAGAACAATTATCTGGAAATGAAGGCAATATGATATATCTAAACATAGGCACTAGCGCAAAAATAGATGTTAGATATGAAACAGATGTAGACGACACGACTACGGGAGAACGAGAAAGAGACACCTATACGTTTAATCTTAATAGTATTAAATTTAATACTTTTGAAAAAATCACATCCCCTATTACCTTAACGGATGGAGATGCAAACAACGGAGATGACCAACTTTTTATTTCAGGGTTTCAGGGATCAATGGCCGTTATAGACCTTTTTAAAGGAAACATCTTAGATGACAATAACATCACTCAGGATGCTCTAGAATACTTTAAAGACAAAGAAGATAAATGGTTAATTAATGAAGCTAATCTAAATTTCTATGTCGACTTACCTACAGGTCAAGGTGGCGCTACGGAACCGGATAGAATAATAGTCTACGATCTAAAAAATGAGATCCCTATAGTGGATTACTTTTTTGATGGAACATCAAACACAACAGATCCTCTTAATTCGAAAATAATTTATTCTCCAAAATTAGAAAGAGATGCTGATGAGAATGGAGTTAAATATAAAATCAGACTAACAGAACACCTTAATAGCATACTATTAAACGACTCTACAAACGTCCAATTAGGTCTATATGTTTCAACTAATGTTAACTACATAGATACATCAAAAATACTAGACGCAGTAGACGACGACACTGTTCGTTTTATACCAAAAAGTTCTGTAATAGCTCCAGAAGGAACAATTTTACATGGAAGCAAATCTAGTGTTCCAGAAAACGTTAGAGCTACTTTCGAAATTTTTTACACAGAATCTCAAAATTAA
- a CDS encoding glycogen/starch synthase: MKDKRILYVSSEVVPYLPETEISSMSFETPRMVNQQGGQIRIFMPKYGNINERRHQLHEVIRLSGINLIVNDLDMPLIIKVASIPKERIQVYFIDNDEYFKRKATLTDEDGNLFEDNDERAIFFAKGVIETVKKLNWSPDIIHVHGWLASLLPLYLKQFYKDEPLFSESKIVTSIYKSGFEKTLNPDLIKKIQFDKIEDDKIKTLADPTYNNLMKVAIDSSDALIVGSEDLPEELTKYLKNSKKPVLDYHAKDEFSEAYTNFYTTSVLD, from the coding sequence ATGAAAGATAAGAGGATATTATATGTGTCATCTGAAGTGGTGCCTTATTTACCAGAAACAGAGATTTCTTCAATGTCATTTGAAACCCCGAGAATGGTTAACCAACAAGGCGGACAAATAAGAATTTTCATGCCAAAATATGGTAATATCAATGAGAGAAGACATCAGTTACATGAAGTTATTCGTTTATCTGGAATTAATCTAATTGTAAATGATTTAGATATGCCTTTAATTATAAAGGTTGCCTCTATACCAAAAGAACGTATTCAAGTTTATTTTATTGATAATGACGAATACTTTAAAAGAAAAGCGACGTTAACCGACGAAGATGGAAATCTTTTTGAAGACAATGACGAGCGTGCCATTTTCTTTGCCAAAGGTGTTATTGAAACTGTAAAAAAACTAAACTGGTCTCCAGACATAATACATGTACACGGTTGGTTAGCCTCCTTACTTCCATTATATCTAAAACAATTTTATAAAGACGAACCTTTATTCAGCGAAAGCAAAATAGTAACATCTATTTACAAAAGTGGGTTTGAAAAAACACTTAATCCAGATTTAATCAAAAAAATTCAATTTGATAAAATCGAAGATGATAAAATTAAAACATTAGCAGATCCAACCTACAATAATTTAATGAAGGTTGCTATAGATAGTTCTGACGCACTAATAGTCGGATCAGAAGACTTGCCTGAAGAGTTAACGAAATATCTTAAAAACTCTAAAAAACCTGTTTTAGACTATCATGCCAAAGATGAATTTAGCGAAGCATACACTAATTTTTATACAACTAGCGTTCTAGACTAA
- the panC gene encoding pantoate--beta-alanine ligase, with protein sequence MLVFTNKNKIDTYISSLKREGNKIGFVPTMGALHEGHLSLIKEGLLSNNVMVVSIFVNPTQFDNVADLDKYPRTLEADIKLLETFSENIVIYAPSVDDIYEGDIKSQSFSFDGLEFEMEGRFRKGHFDGVGTIVKRLFEIIKPDNAYFGEKDFQQLAIIKKLVEKHQLPVIVVGCKIHRETSGLAMSSRNVRLKPEYSLSAPFIYKTLQTAQKKFGTKSATVVTKWVEKQFAKHDLLKLEYFIIADVDTLKTVIRKNKNRNYRAFIAVYADDIRLIDNIALN encoded by the coding sequence ATGCTTGTATTTACTAATAAAAACAAAATTGACACCTATATTTCTTCTTTAAAAAGGGAGGGAAATAAAATAGGTTTTGTGCCGACAATGGGTGCTTTGCATGAAGGTCATCTGTCTTTAATAAAGGAAGGGTTGTTGAGTAATAATGTCATGGTAGTTAGCATCTTTGTTAATCCTACACAGTTTGATAACGTAGCAGATTTGGATAAGTATCCCAGAACGTTGGAAGCTGATATTAAACTGCTAGAAACATTTTCTGAAAATATTGTCATTTATGCTCCAAGTGTAGATGATATTTATGAAGGTGATATTAAATCTCAATCGTTTAGTTTTGATGGTTTAGAGTTTGAAATGGAAGGGCGTTTTAGAAAAGGCCATTTTGATGGCGTTGGGACTATAGTTAAACGATTATTCGAAATAATAAAACCAGATAATGCGTATTTTGGGGAGAAAGATTTTCAGCAATTAGCAATTATTAAGAAGTTAGTTGAGAAACACCAATTACCTGTAATTGTTGTTGGCTGTAAAATACATAGAGAAACTAGTGGTTTAGCTATGAGTTCTAGGAATGTACGTTTAAAGCCGGAGTACAGTTTGTCAGCACCTTTTATTTATAAAACCTTACAGACTGCTCAAAAAAAGTTTGGCACAAAAAGTGCTACTGTAGTTACTAAATGGGTTGAGAAACAATTTGCAAAACATGATTTATTGAAGTTAGAATATTTTATAATAGCAGATGTTGACACATTAAAAACAGTCATACGAAAAAATAAAAACAGAAATTATAGAGCGTTTATTGCCGTTTATGCTGACGATATAAGATTAATAGATAATATCGCTCTAAATTAA
- the panD gene encoding aspartate 1-decarboxylase has product MQIQVVKSKIHRVKVTGADLNYIGSITIDEDLMDAANIVQGEKVQIVNNNNGARLETYAIPGPRQSGEITLNGAASRLVAKDDILILITYAFMDIEEAKVFKPSLVFPNEANNLLK; this is encoded by the coding sequence ATGCAAATACAAGTAGTAAAATCAAAAATTCACAGAGTAAAAGTGACAGGTGCAGACCTAAATTATATCGGTAGTATAACTATTGATGAGGATTTAATGGATGCTGCAAATATTGTTCAAGGCGAAAAAGTGCAAATTGTAAATAATAACAATGGTGCGCGATTAGAGACTTATGCAATTCCTGGGCCAAGACAAAGTGGAGAAATCACCTTAAATGGTGCAGCTTCAAGATTAGTTGCTAAAGACGATATTTTGATATTAATCACTTATGCTTTTATGGATATTGAAGAAGCTAAAGTTTTTAAGCCATCATTGGTGTTTCCAAATGAAGCCAATAACTTGTTAAAGTAA
- a CDS encoding YbhN family protein, whose amino-acid sequence MSKRPIVKLLKIMLPILLGAFLIWYSLSKLSFAGIISFAKNADYSYILLGVFFGLLSHLSRAYRWVFMLEPLGYKIRLGNSIMAVFATYLINYTIPRAGEVARASILTNYEGVPFEKGFGTIVAERIADMIVMLVIIGITLFMQFDFIYSFLSERFNVTKIIMGGLVLSLLGLLFIFLIKRSSSKIAIKIKDFVNGLVEGALSIFKMKKKWAFIFHTLFIWIMYLLMFYVTSLAFSDLNDIPLGAILIGFILATFSVAATNGGIGSYPEAIVIAFSLFSLPEDSSRAFGWIMWSSSTILIFICGGISLLYLPFFNRNK is encoded by the coding sequence ATGTCTAAAAGACCAATTGTAAAATTATTAAAAATCATGCTCCCAATTTTATTGGGAGCTTTTTTAATTTGGTATTCTCTCTCAAAATTATCTTTTGCTGGTATAATAAGTTTTGCTAAAAACGCAGATTATAGTTATATTTTGTTAGGAGTCTTTTTTGGTTTACTTAGTCATTTGTCAAGAGCTTATCGGTGGGTTTTTATGCTAGAACCTTTAGGCTATAAAATTAGGTTGGGTAATAGTATTATGGCTGTTTTTGCGACTTATTTAATAAATTATACTATTCCAAGAGCAGGGGAAGTTGCTAGAGCATCCATTTTAACAAATTATGAAGGCGTGCCATTTGAAAAAGGATTTGGTACTATAGTCGCAGAGCGTATAGCTGATATGATAGTCATGCTAGTTATTATAGGAATAACGTTATTTATGCAGTTTGATTTTATATATAGCTTCTTATCCGAGAGATTTAATGTTACAAAAATTATTATGGGAGGTTTAGTGTTGTCTCTTTTAGGTTTGCTTTTTATATTTTTAATAAAAAGGAGTAGTTCTAAAATTGCGATAAAAATCAAAGACTTTGTTAATGGTTTGGTAGAAGGTGCACTTAGTATTTTTAAAATGAAAAAAAAGTGGGCTTTTATATTTCATACCCTGTTTATTTGGATCATGTATTTGCTAATGTTTTATGTCACAAGTTTAGCTTTTTCCGATTTAAATGACATTCCTTTAGGGGCAATCCTAATTGGTTTTATTTTAGCGACGTTTAGTGTCGCTGCAACTAATGGCGGCATTGGATCTTATCCCGAAGCCATTGTTATAGCTTTTTCTTTATTTAGTCTTCCTGAAGATTCAAGTCGTGCATTTGGATGGATCATGTGGAGTTCTAGTACAATATTGATTTTTATTTGTGGCGGAATTTCGTTATTATATCTTCCGTTTTTCAACCGAAACAAATAA
- a CDS encoding alpha/beta hydrolase: MKHVLFIFVGLFFMSNLSAQTIYKELNSEKLGETRQIKIQLPRNYDTSDKKYPVIYVFDADYLFEPVAGNVDYYAYWEDIPEAIVIGINQYGLRENDCYYSEQNSLPVETGAEFFEFISMELVPFINKTFRTENFKVAVGHGMSANFINYYLLKGIPLFQSYIVLSPELAPDMPKYLTEVMSRLEQKTFYYLATTTNDASGIQEQTEALSKSLKAIGNNNVLKTFDTFEGPSHYTLPAHAIPKALESIFLVFQPISKKEYKETILKLEGNPVDYLVEKYQMIDDLFGIQKPILINDFKAIEAAIKKNENWDYFEDLGKLARKEYPETLLGNYYLGRFYEETGSPKKAMKTYQSAYVLAEIAGVTKDQVLELAEQIKADFGY; encoded by the coding sequence ATGAAACATGTCCTTTTTATATTTGTTGGCTTATTTTTTATGTCAAACCTATCTGCTCAAACGATATACAAAGAGCTTAATTCTGAAAAATTAGGAGAAACTAGGCAGATAAAAATTCAGTTACCTAGAAACTATGACACTTCTGATAAAAAATACCCAGTTATTTATGTCTTTGATGCAGATTATTTGTTTGAACCTGTAGCTGGTAATGTTGATTATTATGCCTATTGGGAAGATATTCCGGAAGCAATTGTAATTGGTATCAATCAATATGGGTTGCGTGAAAATGATTGTTATTATAGCGAACAAAACTCGTTACCAGTAGAGACGGGAGCTGAGTTTTTCGAATTTATAAGTATGGAATTAGTTCCGTTTATAAACAAAACCTTTCGTACAGAAAATTTTAAGGTGGCAGTTGGACATGGTATGTCAGCAAACTTTATAAATTATTATTTATTAAAAGGGATTCCATTATTTCAATCTTATATTGTTTTAAGCCCGGAGTTAGCCCCAGATATGCCAAAGTATTTAACCGAGGTTATGTCTAGGTTAGAGCAAAAAACATTTTATTATTTAGCGACAACAACAAATGATGCTAGTGGGATTCAGGAACAAACAGAAGCTTTGTCTAAAAGCCTGAAAGCTATAGGTAACAATAATGTACTTAAAACTTTTGATACTTTTGAAGGGCCATCACATTATACATTACCTGCGCATGCTATTCCAAAAGCATTAGAAAGTATATTTCTTGTTTTTCAACCAATTAGTAAAAAAGAATATAAAGAAACTATTTTAAAATTAGAAGGTAACCCGGTGGATTACTTAGTTGAAAAATATCAAATGATTGATGATTTATTTGGGATCCAAAAACCAATTTTAATTAATGATTTTAAAGCAATTGAAGCGGCTATTAAAAAGAATGAAAACTGGGATTATTTTGAAGACTTAGGTAAATTAGCTAGAAAAGAATATCCAGAAACACTACTTGGAAATTATTATTTAGGACGTTTTTATGAGGAAACAGGCTCTCCTAAAAAAGCTATGAAAACGTATCAATCGGCTTATGTTTTAGCTGAAATTGCGGGTGTTACAAAAGATCAAGTTTTAGAATTAGCAGAGCAAATTAAAGCAGACTTTGGATATTAA
- the radA gene encoding DNA repair protein RadA, with protein MAKVKTTFFCQNCGTQYAKWQGQCNACKEWNTIVEEVVQKPEKSEWKTPSNSSKRVSKPLRIKEIDSSKEARLDTLDGEFNRVLGGGIVPGSLTLLGGEPGIGKSTLLLQISLKLPYKTLYVSGEESQKQIKMRAERINPNNDSCYILTETKTQNIFKQIEALEPDIVIIDSIQTLHSDYIESSSGSISQVKECTTELIKFAKETNTPVILIGHITKDGNIAGPKILEHMVDTVLHFEGDRNHVFRILRAQKNRFGSTHELGIYEMQGSGLREVSNPSEILISKKDEELSGNAIAATLEGVRPLMIEVQALVSTAVYGTPQRSATGFNAKRLNMLLAVLEKRAGFRLGAKDVFLNITGGINVDDPAIDLAVVAAILSSNEDEALLANYCFAAEVGLSGEIRPVQRVEQRILEAEKLGFSTIFVSKYNKISLKDTAIKIQLISKIEDLVDLIIN; from the coding sequence ATGGCAAAAGTAAAAACAACTTTTTTTTGTCAAAATTGCGGGACGCAATATGCAAAATGGCAAGGTCAGTGTAATGCTTGTAAAGAGTGGAATACTATTGTTGAAGAGGTTGTGCAAAAGCCTGAAAAAAGCGAATGGAAAACACCTAGTAATAGTTCTAAAAGGGTGTCTAAACCTTTACGGATTAAAGAGATTGATTCTTCTAAAGAGGCTAGGTTAGATACTTTAGATGGAGAGTTTAATCGTGTTTTAGGGGGTGGGATTGTGCCTGGATCTTTGACGTTGTTAGGAGGAGAGCCTGGAATAGGTAAAAGTACTTTGCTGCTTCAGATTTCGTTAAAGTTACCTTATAAGACGTTGTATGTGTCTGGTGAAGAAAGTCAGAAGCAGATAAAAATGCGTGCAGAACGTATCAATCCAAATAACGATAGTTGTTATATTCTTACAGAAACAAAAACGCAAAATATTTTTAAACAAATTGAAGCGTTAGAGCCTGATATTGTTATTATTGATTCCATTCAAACATTACATTCGGACTATATAGAATCGTCAAGCGGAAGTATTAGCCAGGTTAAAGAGTGTACTACAGAGTTAATTAAATTTGCTAAGGAAACCAATACTCCAGTGATTTTAATTGGACATATTACCAAAGATGGAAACATTGCTGGGCCTAAAATATTGGAACATATGGTAGATACGGTGCTTCATTTTGAAGGTGATAGGAATCATGTTTTTAGAATTTTGCGTGCACAGAAAAATCGTTTTGGGTCTACACATGAATTAGGTATTTATGAAATGCAAGGTTCTGGATTAAGAGAAGTCTCTAATCCAAGTGAGATTTTAATCTCTAAAAAAGACGAAGAATTATCTGGTAATGCTATTGCTGCTACTTTGGAAGGGGTAAGACCTTTGATGATAGAGGTGCAAGCTTTAGTTAGTACTGCTGTTTATGGAACACCACAACGTAGTGCAACTGGTTTTAATGCAAAACGTTTAAACATGTTGTTGGCTGTTCTAGAAAAACGTGCCGGTTTTAGATTGGGAGCAAAAGATGTGTTTTTAAATATAACAGGAGGCATTAATGTAGATGATCCCGCAATAGATTTGGCTGTGGTTGCTGCTATATTATCTTCAAATGAAGACGAAGCGTTGCTTGCTAATTATTGTTTTGCTGCAGAGGTTGGTTTGTCCGGCGAAATCCGTCCAGTACAGCGTGTGGAGCAACGTATTCTTGAGGCTGAAAAATTAGGTTTTTCTACTATATTTGTATCTAAATACAATAAGATATCTTTGAAGGATACAGCAATCAAAATTCAATTGATCTCAAAAATTGAAGATTTGGTAGATTTGATTATTAATTAA